A genomic segment from Lytechinus variegatus isolate NC3 chromosome 10, Lvar_3.0, whole genome shotgun sequence encodes:
- the LOC121423094 gene encoding uncharacterized protein LOC121423094 yields the protein MDVVPQLTVLVLIGFLLTLFFNFQAGIGPNSDLSLGIFRNSIGNLSNLYPTPVTPAGYTFAIWGLIYSWFGAWVIYVITTLFRTNDKGPVYLNPPTTSPEFLIAVWLNLTLNVTWLFAFDRTTFILSLAALAGITTTLYIAISIHISRVYDYLFVFKEYGVFDLWANRVLIQNGLALYATWTTVATKVQLSIVLLYRLGLDEDTTTYICFAVLASQLITYFFLDCFVYDRYFRYILIVYPAAMWSLGGILVANVRDPTSPPAVIGSTLFALVFVFFVIKTILVIVRDPVYVIAKQRKADKAAYTQLV from the exons ATGGATGTCGTACCACAGTTGACCGTTCTAGTACTTATTGGATTCCTCTTAACTCTCTTCTTCAACTTTCAAGccggtattggcccaaattccGACTTATCATTAG GAATTTTTCGAAACTCGATCGGGAACCTGTCCAACTTGTACCCGACGCCCGTCACCCCAGCCGGTTACACCTTCGCAATCTGGGGATTGATCTACTCCTGGTTTGGTGCTTGGGTGATCTACGTCATCACAACTCTCTTCAGGACGAACGATAAGGGTCCTGTATATCTTAACCCTCCTACAACCAGTCCTGAGTTTCTCATTGCAGTATGGCTGAATCTTACCCTAAATGTTACCTGGTTATTCGCATTCGACAGGACCACCTTTATCTTGAGTTTGGCGGCCCTGGCTGGCATAACAACAACGCTCTACATAGCGATCTCCATACATATTAGCAGGGTTTATGATTATCTTTTTGTCTTCAAAGAATATGGAGT aTTCGATCTGTGGGCCAACCGTGTTCTTATACAGAATGGACTTGCCTTATACGCTACTTGGACTACGGTCGCAACTAAAGTACAGCTATCTATTGTTCTGCTCTACAGGCTTGGACTAGACGA GGATACTACGACCTACATTTGCTTTGCTGTCCTCGCTTCCCAACTCATCACTTATTTCTTCCTGGACTGTTTCGTTTATGATCGATACTTTCGATATATTCTTATCGTCTACCCAGCGGCGATGTGGTCATTGGGAGGAATCCTTGTCGCTAACGTTCGTGATCCCACCAGTCCTCCAGCGGTTATCGGATCGACACTCTTTGCCCTCGTCTTCGTCTTCTTCGTCATCAAAACCATCTTGGTCATCGTTCGCGACCCCGTATACGTCATTGCAAAACAGAGAAAGGCTGATAAGGCCGCTTACACGCAACTGGTTTAG